Genomic window (Sphingosinicella microcystinivorans):
CGGTGAGCGTGTCCATTTCGAGCGCGCGCACCCGGTCCGGCGCCGCGTCGAGGTAGAGCGCGAGCTTTTCGAGTTCGCGGGCGAGCACGCCGCGCTCCGCCCCGAACCCGGCGGCGAGCGCTTCCGCCGCCTCGCGCGAGGGCTTGAGGCCGTGCCGCGCGCAGGCGTCGATCACCATGTTCACTGCCTCGCGCGCGTCGGGCACGAAGCACTGCGCGACGATCGCAAGCGGCGACGCGCTTGCGGTCTTGACGAGCGCGGACGTCGCCTTCAGCGTCGCCGTGCCGACCATCACCACGGGATTGCCCGCGGCGGGCGCGGTCAGCAGCGCCTCGACGGCGGCGGCGCAAGTGTCGCCCGCGCCGTCGACGCGGATCAGCCGCCGGTCGCCGAACATCGAGACGGCGGCGGCCTCGTCGGCAAGGCGGGCGGGATCGCCCGCGAGCGCGGCGGGATCGAAGTCGATCCGCCCCATCGGGTCGTCGGCGGGCGCGAGCAGCACGGTGAAGCGGTCGGCGATCTCGCGCGCCTGCGCCTCGTCGGGGCCGTAGAGCAGGACCAGCCTCGTGGCGGGGTCGAAGCGCGCCTGCGCCGCGTCGATCGCCTTGCGATCGGCGGCTTTCACGCCGCCCTCACCGGGCCGCTTCGCTGCGCGCAAAGAGCGCGACGCGCGCGATGATCTGCTGGGCGATGTCCTCGGAAAGCCGTTCGAGCGCCGCGTTCTCGGCCGCGATCACCGCATATTCGGAGCTGACGATGTCGATGCCCGCGTCCGACCGCGCAGCGGCGTCGATCAGCACCGTGCC
Coding sequences:
- the holA gene encoding DNA polymerase III subunit delta, coding for MKAADRKAIDAAQARFDPATRLVLLYGPDEAQAREIADRFTVLLAPADDPMGRIDFDPAALAGDPARLADEAAAVSMFGDRRLIRVDGAGDTCAAAVEALLTAPAAGNPVVMVGTATLKATSALVKTASASPLAIVAQCFVPDAREAVNMVIDACARHGLKPSREAAEALAAGFGAERGVLARELEKLALYLDAAPDRVRALEMDTLTELGAVMAEADFDALVNAVAGGDSAEAEMQAAKLGRNGIVGIPQLRAVARRLTLLGELRRIIDSGRSAREAVEAARPPIFWKERDRVARQASAWNTPALRSGLSRLLEAERQIKSPGAANPELLTSRALLAVAHLARRRR